From Rhodoferax sp. AJA081-3, the proteins below share one genomic window:
- the gtfA gene encoding sucrose phosphorylase: MKNQVQLITYVDRLGGGNLQQLTQLLDGPLKDVFGGVHLLPFFDAIDGADAGFDPTDHTQVDPRLGNWDDIRALSKVVDVMADAIVNHMSSASPQFQDFYARGDTSPFAGMFLTMDRVFPNGAHEQDLLNVYRPRPGLPFTAMALGNGQKKMLWTTFTPQQLDIDVQHPQGQAYLTSILQRFADNGIRMIRLDAAGYAIKKAGTSCFMLPETFDFIDRFAGQARSMGMEVLVEIHAYYQRQIEIAERVDWVYDFALPPLVLNTLFFGNSKALKDWIRIRPQNALTVLDTHDGIGIIDIGADPADRTHHPGLLPPEQLDRLVERIHSNSQGQSRQATGAAASNLDLYQVNCTFFDALGRNPRAYLLARAIQLFLPGVPQIYYVGLLAGENDMDLLAHSGVGRDINRQRFGADEIAQALEKPVVKDLLALIHLRNTCNAFNGTFEMLRSSEETLHLLWTHADARAELFVNLRDLDYRLTFTGQHPNSVRDLRFSHSLT; the protein is encoded by the coding sequence ATGAAAAATCAGGTTCAACTCATCACCTACGTAGACCGGCTGGGCGGAGGTAACCTCCAGCAACTGACCCAATTGCTGGACGGCCCCTTAAAAGATGTTTTTGGCGGCGTGCATCTGCTGCCTTTCTTTGACGCCATCGATGGCGCCGACGCCGGCTTTGACCCGACCGACCACACCCAGGTGGACCCGCGCCTGGGTAATTGGGATGACATACGCGCCCTGTCCAAAGTAGTGGACGTGATGGCCGACGCCATCGTCAACCACATGTCTTCGGCATCCCCCCAGTTCCAGGACTTTTATGCACGGGGCGATACATCTCCCTTCGCGGGCATGTTCCTGACCATGGACCGCGTGTTCCCCAATGGTGCCCATGAACAGGACTTGCTGAATGTCTACCGCCCGCGCCCAGGCCTACCCTTTACGGCCATGGCATTGGGCAATGGACAGAAGAAGATGCTGTGGACCACGTTCACACCCCAGCAGTTGGACATCGATGTACAGCATCCGCAAGGCCAGGCCTACCTGACCAGCATCTTGCAGCGGTTTGCCGACAACGGCATCCGCATGATCCGGCTGGATGCTGCCGGTTACGCCATCAAAAAGGCCGGTACCAGTTGCTTCATGTTGCCCGAGACCTTTGACTTTATTGACCGTTTTGCCGGGCAAGCCCGGTCCATGGGTATGGAGGTGCTGGTGGAAATCCACGCCTACTACCAGCGTCAGATCGAGATCGCCGAACGTGTGGACTGGGTGTATGACTTTGCCCTGCCACCACTGGTGCTCAACACCCTGTTCTTTGGCAACAGCAAGGCCTTGAAGGACTGGATTCGCATCCGGCCCCAGAATGCGCTGACCGTGCTGGATACCCATGATGGTATTGGCATCATCGACATCGGCGCCGATCCGGCGGACCGCACACACCACCCCGGCCTGCTGCCCCCCGAGCAACTCGACCGGCTGGTGGAACGCATCCACAGCAACAGCCAAGGCCAAAGCCGACAGGCCACCGGCGCTGCGGCATCCAACCTGGACCTTTACCAGGTCAACTGCACCTTTTTTGATGCACTGGGCCGCAACCCCCGCGCCTACCTGCTGGCACGCGCCATCCAGCTCTTTTTGCCTGGCGTGCCTCAAATCTATTACGTCGGCCTGCTGGCCGGCGAGAACGACATGGACCTGCTGGCACACAGCGGTGTGGGCCGCGACATCAATCGCCAACGCTTTGGCGCAGACGAAATAGCCCAAGCCTTGGAAAAGCCAGTTGTGAAAGACTTGCTGGCGTTGATCCACCTGCGCAACACCTGTAACGCCTTTAATGGAACCTTTGAAATGCTGCGCTCCAGTGAGGAAACGCTGCACCTGCTGTGGACACACGCAGACGCCCGGGCCGAACTGTTTGTGAACTTGCGCGACCTGGACTACAGGCTGACGTTTACGGGCCAGCACCCCAACAGCGTGCGGGATTTACGCTTCAGCCATTCACTGACATAG
- a CDS encoding chromate resistance protein ChrB domain-containing protein: protein MDTQNPSIFSSVSPQAFNARLGRADTPLVLDVRRKPRFDESPRLLAGAQRCAPEDVAALAASRPAGEVLVYCVYGHNVSEEAAAALQAAGWSAHPIAGGLEGGEDGEDDAQSIAQWRAQPPLTFAKRADWGVTGEQPSRWITRERPKIDRIACPWLIRRFIDTRAEFFYVPTAQVLVQAKALNAVAYDIPGAPVSHVGELCSFDALLLGFDLHDAALNLLAAIVRGADTDRLDLAPQSAGLLAFSLGLSRVHAVDDHAMLEAAMPLYDALYAWCRDRVAAQDETHNWKPASMTNATMAGGAA, encoded by the coding sequence GTGGACACCCAAAATCCGTCTATTTTTTCGTCAGTTTCCCCCCAGGCATTCAATGCCCGCCTGGGCCGCGCCGACACGCCTTTGGTGCTCGATGTGCGCCGCAAGCCGCGTTTTGACGAGAGCCCGCGCCTGCTGGCAGGCGCACAACGCTGCGCACCCGAGGACGTGGCCGCCCTGGCCGCCAGCCGACCCGCTGGCGAGGTGCTGGTCTACTGCGTCTATGGCCACAACGTCAGTGAAGAGGCGGCCGCTGCCCTGCAGGCTGCTGGCTGGTCTGCCCACCCGATAGCCGGTGGTTTAGAAGGCGGGGAGGATGGTGAAGACGACGCGCAGTCCATTGCCCAGTGGCGCGCCCAACCACCGCTGACATTTGCCAAACGCGCCGACTGGGGCGTGACCGGTGAACAGCCCTCGCGCTGGATCACACGGGAGCGCCCCAAGATCGACCGTATTGCCTGCCCCTGGCTGATACGCCGCTTCATCGATACGCGGGCTGAATTTTTCTATGTACCCACGGCCCAGGTTCTGGTGCAGGCCAAGGCACTGAATGCCGTGGCCTATGACATACCCGGCGCGCCGGTCTCCCACGTTGGCGAGCTGTGCAGTTTTGACGCGCTGCTGCTGGGCTTTGATTTACACGACGCGGCGCTGAACCTGCTGGCCGCCATCGTCCGTGGTGCCGATACCGACCGGCTGGACCTGGCACCGCAATCCGCCGGTTTGCTGGCGTTCTCTTTGGGCCTGTCGCGCGTCCATGCTGTGGATGACCACGCCATGCTGGAGGCCGCCATGCCGCTGTACGACGCACTGTATGCCTGGTGCCGCGACCGGGTCGCCGCGCAGGATGAAACCCACAACTGGAAACCCGCCAGCATGACAAACGCAACCATGGCGGGAGGTGCTGCATGA
- a CDS encoding PfkB family carbohydrate kinase produces MNEKVSSPPAPDTQSGHKPDSVLVLGEALVDLFDSGPEAGGAPFNVARSLAVLQVPVTCITRIGDSDRWADVLLHSAQDFGLSTAGFQRDDLHPTGTVQVVQKGAAHTFRIADDVAWDYLDGVQAQSVLHTTPPPSFVYFGTLAQRHTVSKNTIRDIVRETPAVCYLDLNLRDGPDNRRLAEESLALADWVKVNDEELLQLLAAQGGATMWSERWGSPVFTAGVATLMERFRLQRLVVTRGPQGYASFNAHGVCDAEGPGQAVPVVVDTVGAGDGFSAMLLACQMAGRTLPWSLALANEYAAAVCGHRGPMSHNLQSYAVWRKRLGANTTCHAI; encoded by the coding sequence ATGAACGAAAAAGTGAGTTCTCCTCCGGCACCAGACACGCAATCTGGCCACAAGCCGGATTCCGTGCTGGTGCTGGGTGAGGCGCTGGTGGACCTGTTTGACAGCGGACCGGAGGCGGGCGGTGCGCCATTTAATGTGGCGCGGTCTTTGGCCGTCTTGCAAGTGCCCGTGACCTGCATCACCCGCATCGGCGACAGCGATCGTTGGGCCGACGTACTGCTGCACAGTGCACAAGACTTCGGCCTGTCCACCGCGGGTTTCCAGCGTGATGATCTGCACCCCACCGGCACGGTGCAGGTTGTGCAAAAGGGTGCGGCGCATACGTTTCGTATCGCTGACGATGTGGCATGGGACTACCTGGATGGGGTGCAGGCGCAATCGGTTCTCCATACAACACCGCCCCCCAGCTTTGTCTATTTTGGAACACTCGCGCAGCGGCACACCGTGTCCAAAAATACCATCCGGGACATCGTGCGTGAAACCCCTGCCGTGTGTTACCTGGACTTGAATCTGCGTGACGGCCCCGACAACCGCAGGCTGGCGGAAGAGTCCTTGGCGCTGGCCGATTGGGTCAAGGTGAATGACGAAGAACTGCTGCAGCTATTGGCTGCACAGGGCGGTGCCACCATGTGGTCCGAACGCTGGGGCTCGCCCGTGTTTACCGCAGGGGTTGCCACGCTGATGGAACGCTTTCGGTTGCAGCGTTTGGTCGTGACACGTGGCCCACAGGGTTACGCCAGCTTCAATGCCCACGGTGTATGTGACGCCGAAGGCCCAGGCCAGGCCGTGCCGGTAGTGGTTGATACCGTGGGCGCCGGTGACGGCTTCAGCGCCATGCTGCTGGCCTGCCAAATGGCCGGGCGCACACTGCCCTGGTCGCTGGCACTGGCCAACGAATATGCGGCGGCGGTCTGCGGGCACCGTGGGCCGATGAGCCACAACCTGCAAAGTTACGCCGTATGGCGCAAGCGGTTGGGCGCCAACACCACCTGCCACGCCATCTGA
- a CDS encoding TonB-dependent siderophore receptor: MHAHPFTARPLAAAVSLALMTLSTAWAQTTVSPAADADKDGMKFDQIVVTGTSTAKSKMKQSVSVSTLDAEQMEKTGAGSAAELLRSVPGVRSESSGGEGNANITVRGVPLSAGGSRYVQLQEDGLPLVLFGDVSFGTADQFLRADFNVDRLEVIRGGSASTLATNSPGGIVNFISKTGAEAGGSAALTAGLQQRQTRLDVDYGGSLGPRTTFHIGGFQRTGEGVRPAGFTTENGGQIRANITQQLDNGYIRFSVKSLDDRTPTLLPVPVTVSNGQINAINGIDPRTAFFITPSLQNDRSLNHDGGFTNSNTRDGLHIQSNAFGFEGQLKLGEGWTLDEKFRKSSNSGRFIGLFPADNGNNGKNAFFTATLFNSTLDDFGNTFNDIKVSKAFDSGLGKITAVGGVFTGVQTIAQTWFWNQYNMSMTGTNAQVVNAVGAPSSAPVTSGFDTWGGCCSRTWDVQYTHTAPYLALTVDAGALSVDASVRSDQQKASGYTLAASAAMQGWDPASQKKVQYDVQHSSYSVGANYTINRDLSVFARSSDGVSFSADRLLYGNPLDGSVPIALNQIQQQEAGMKWRSGGFSIFSTLFSARTTESNYEATTQKFTANKYSSNGLELEAIWNAGDFRLAGGATWTNAKITDSNDASTVGKKPRRQADFVFQLAPSISLDALELGAALVGTGDSFGDDANTITMAGFTTVNAFTNYRINAKTQVSFRVNNLFNTLGYTEIEGDGHAARAVNGRSASVQLKYTF; encoded by the coding sequence ATGCACGCTCACCCATTCACAGCCCGCCCCCTTGCGGCCGCGGTTTCCCTTGCGTTGATGACGCTCAGCACGGCATGGGCGCAGACCACGGTCAGCCCCGCGGCCGATGCCGACAAAGACGGCATGAAGTTCGACCAGATCGTGGTCACCGGCACCTCCACCGCCAAATCCAAGATGAAGCAAAGTGTGTCCGTCAGCACACTGGACGCCGAGCAGATGGAAAAGACTGGCGCTGGCAGCGCCGCCGAACTGCTGCGTTCGGTTCCCGGCGTGCGTTCGGAATCATCCGGTGGTGAGGGCAATGCCAACATCACCGTGCGCGGTGTGCCGCTGTCGGCCGGTGGCTCGCGCTATGTGCAGTTGCAAGAAGACGGCCTGCCGCTGGTCTTGTTCGGCGACGTGTCGTTTGGCACGGCCGACCAGTTTTTGCGCGCCGACTTCAATGTGGACCGTCTGGAAGTGATCCGTGGCGGCTCGGCCTCCACGTTGGCCACCAATTCGCCGGGCGGCATTGTCAATTTCATCAGCAAGACGGGTGCCGAAGCGGGCGGGTCTGCAGCCCTGACGGCCGGCCTGCAACAGCGCCAGACGCGGCTGGATGTGGACTATGGCGGCAGCCTAGGCCCACGCACAACCTTCCACATTGGCGGTTTCCAGCGCACCGGCGAAGGTGTGCGCCCCGCCGGTTTCACCACGGAGAACGGTGGCCAGATCCGCGCCAACATCACCCAGCAACTGGACAATGGCTACATCCGCTTCAGCGTCAAGTCGCTGGACGACCGCACACCCACTCTGTTGCCGGTTCCGGTCACGGTCTCCAACGGGCAGATCAATGCCATCAACGGTATCGACCCGCGCACTGCTTTCTTCATCACACCGTCCCTGCAAAACGACCGGTCCCTGAACCACGATGGCGGCTTCACCAACAGCAACACCCGCGACGGCCTGCACATCCAGAGCAATGCCTTTGGTTTTGAAGGCCAGTTGAAGCTGGGCGAAGGCTGGACCCTGGACGAAAAATTCCGCAAGTCCAGCAACTCGGGCCGCTTCATCGGCCTGTTCCCTGCGGACAACGGCAACAATGGGAAAAATGCGTTCTTCACCGCCACCCTGTTCAATTCCACGCTGGACGATTTTGGCAACACCTTCAACGACATCAAGGTCTCCAAGGCCTTTGATTCCGGGCTGGGCAAGATAACCGCAGTCGGCGGCGTGTTCACCGGTGTGCAGACCATTGCACAAACCTGGTTCTGGAACCAGTACAACATGAGCATGACAGGCACCAATGCACAGGTGGTCAATGCGGTGGGTGCCCCCAGCTCGGCCCCGGTGACCTCCGGCTTTGACACCTGGGGTGGTTGCTGCTCCCGCACCTGGGACGTGCAATACACCCACACCGCGCCCTACCTGGCCCTGACCGTGGATGCCGGCGCACTGAGCGTGGATGCCAGCGTGCGCAGCGACCAGCAAAAGGCCAGCGGTTACACACTGGCGGCCAGCGCGGCTATGCAGGGCTGGGACCCGGCATCCCAGAAGAAGGTGCAATACGACGTGCAACACAGCTCGTATTCCGTAGGGGCCAACTACACCATCAACCGCGACCTGTCGGTCTTTGCCCGCAGCAGCGACGGCGTGTCCTTCAGCGCCGACCGTCTGCTGTACGGCAACCCGCTGGACGGCTCGGTGCCGATTGCGCTGAACCAGATCCAGCAACAAGAAGCCGGTATGAAATGGCGCAGTGGTGGCTTCAGCATCTTCTCTACGCTGTTCAGTGCGCGTACCACCGAGAGCAACTACGAGGCCACGACACAAAAGTTCACCGCCAACAAATACTCATCCAACGGCCTGGAACTGGAAGCTATCTGGAACGCGGGCGATTTCCGCCTGGCCGGTGGTGCCACCTGGACCAACGCCAAGATCACCGACTCCAACGACGCCAGCACCGTGGGCAAGAAGCCCCGCCGCCAAGCAGACTTCGTGTTCCAGTTGGCACCCTCCATCAGCTTGGACGCTCTGGAGCTGGGCGCTGCATTGGTCGGCACCGGTGATTCGTTTGGTGACGATGCCAACACCATCACCATGGCAGGATTTACCACTGTCAATGCGTTTACCAACTACCGCATCAATGCCAAGACTCAGGTGTCATTCCGGGTCAACAACCTGTTCAATACGCTGGGTTATACCGAGATTGAAGGTGACGGCCACGCTGCCCGCGCCGTCAATGGCCGTTCCGCCAGCGTCCAGTTGAAGTACACGTTCTAA
- a CDS encoding MFS transporter, whose protein sequence is MSLAKPHLSIWQIINMNVGFFGIQFSFGLQQSNMSPIYKYLGADEATLPLLWLAGPMTGLLVQPIIGAMSDRTVSRWGRRTPYFMIGAILCSLGLLAMPMSPTLWFAAGLLWILDAANNVTMEPYRAYVSDRLDREQHSLGFLTQSAFTGLAQTLAYLMPSILIGMGMNRDAVGDNHIPQATMAAFVMGAVFSLVTVWWSIRKVPELPLSAETIQEMRARPTGGLATLREIWLAIKEMPSTMRKLWWMKLFQWYAMMCYWIYIVPSLAKTMFHTSDATTAGFREAGLLNGQIGGFYNFIAFLSAFAMVPFTRRFGPKVVHAVCLTLAAAGMWVLPDITNKWLLFVPMVGIGLAWASIMGNPYILLAGCIPPERAGVYMGIFNMFIVIPMLIQMVTLPLYYDALLGGNPDNVIRLAGVLLLCAAAAVLMIDTKNSNSVTPKN, encoded by the coding sequence ATGTCCCTCGCAAAACCGCATTTGTCGATCTGGCAAATCATCAACATGAATGTCGGCTTCTTCGGCATCCAGTTCAGCTTTGGCCTGCAGCAAAGCAATATGAGCCCCATCTACAAATACCTGGGCGCCGACGAGGCCACGCTGCCCCTGCTGTGGCTGGCCGGGCCCATGACGGGCCTGCTGGTGCAGCCCATCATCGGCGCCATGAGCGACCGCACCGTGTCGCGCTGGGGCAGGCGCACGCCCTATTTCATGATTGGCGCCATTCTGTGCAGCCTGGGCCTGCTGGCCATGCCCATGAGCCCCACGCTGTGGTTTGCCGCCGGCCTGCTGTGGATACTGGACGCCGCCAACAACGTGACCATGGAGCCGTACCGGGCCTATGTCAGCGACCGCCTGGACCGAGAACAACACTCGCTGGGATTCCTCACCCAGAGCGCCTTCACCGGCCTGGCCCAGACGCTGGCCTACCTGATGCCGTCCATCCTGATTGGCATGGGCATGAACCGCGACGCGGTGGGCGACAACCACATCCCGCAGGCCACGATGGCCGCATTTGTGATGGGTGCTGTGTTCTCACTGGTGACGGTATGGTGGTCCATACGCAAGGTGCCCGAACTACCGCTGTCCGCAGAGACCATCCAGGAGATGCGCGCACGCCCCACCGGTGGCTTGGCCACGCTGCGCGAGATCTGGCTAGCCATCAAAGAAATGCCCAGCACCATGCGCAAGCTGTGGTGGATGAAGCTTTTCCAGTGGTACGCCATGATGTGTTACTGGATCTATATCGTGCCTTCCCTGGCCAAGACGATGTTCCACACGTCCGACGCCACCACGGCGGGCTTTCGCGAAGCCGGCCTGCTTAACGGGCAAATTGGCGGCTTCTACAACTTCATCGCTTTTTTGTCGGCCTTTGCCATGGTGCCGTTCACCCGCCGCTTTGGCCCCAAGGTGGTCCACGCCGTGTGCCTGACGCTGGCGGCGGCGGGCATGTGGGTGTTGCCGGACATCACCAACAAATGGTTGTTGTTTGTGCCCATGGTCGGCATCGGCCTGGCCTGGGCCAGCATCATGGGAAATCCCTACATCTTGTTGGCGGGTTGTATTCCACCGGAGCGGGCCGGTGTCTACATGGGCATCTTCAATATGTTCATCGTGATACCCATGCTGATCCAGATGGTCACCCTGCCCCTGTACTACGACGCGCTGCTGGGCGGCAACCCCGACAACGTCATCCGCCTGGCCGGTGTGCTGCTGCTCTGTGCCGCCGCTGCCGTGTTGATGATCGACACCAAGAACTCGAACAGCGTTACGCCGAAAAACTAG
- the chrA gene encoding chromate efflux transporter → MSAQQTQVSFAEAFRFWLKLGFISFGGPAGQIAIMHRELVEQRRWISESRFLHALNYCMLLPGPEAQQLATYIGWLMHRSWGGIVAGALFVLPSLFILIALSWVYVAFGNVPWVAGLLYGIKPAVAAIVLQAVHRIGSKTLKKPAVAPVLWVIAAMSFIAIYAFNIPFPWIVLGAALIGWLGSRWAPAQFAAGGGGHGAAKAVVLAPGERDWLIGDTTPTPAHARFKSSRLATVLAVGAALWLLPMGTLVAWQGWDGAVAQMAWFFTKAALLTFGGAYAVLPYVYQGAVEHFGWLTGTQMIDGLALGETTPGPLIMVVAFVGFVGGWTKEVLGPDALFLGAALAATVVTWFTFLPSFIFILAGGPLVESTHGKLHLTAPLTAITAAVVGVIASLALFFIAHIAILPGATGTFGSRVDGVALLLTALAAVALLRFKVGVIPVIAACALAGLVASAR, encoded by the coding sequence ATGAGCGCACAACAAACCCAAGTCTCCTTCGCCGAGGCCTTTCGCTTCTGGCTCAAGCTGGGCTTCATCAGCTTTGGCGGACCGGCCGGGCAGATTGCCATCATGCACCGCGAGTTGGTGGAGCAAAGGCGCTGGATATCGGAATCGCGCTTTTTACATGCGCTGAATTACTGCATGCTGCTGCCCGGCCCCGAGGCGCAACAACTGGCCACCTACATCGGCTGGCTGATGCACCGCAGCTGGGGTGGCATCGTTGCCGGTGCGCTGTTTGTGTTGCCCTCGCTGTTCATCCTGATCGCGCTGAGCTGGGTGTATGTGGCCTTTGGCAACGTGCCCTGGGTGGCGGGGCTGCTGTATGGCATCAAACCCGCTGTGGCGGCGATTGTGCTGCAGGCGGTGCACCGCATCGGCAGCAAGACATTGAAAAAACCGGCCGTAGCCCCCGTGTTGTGGGTGATTGCAGCTATGAGTTTTATAGCAATTTATGCCTTCAATATCCCTTTCCCCTGGATCGTGCTGGGTGCGGCATTGATCGGCTGGCTGGGTTCGCGCTGGGCGCCTGCGCAGTTTGCAGCGGGCGGGGGCGGCCATGGCGCAGCCAAGGCCGTTGTGCTGGCACCGGGTGAGCGCGACTGGTTGATTGGCGACACCACCCCCACACCGGCGCATGCGCGCTTCAAGTCATCACGCCTGGCCACTGTGCTGGCCGTGGGCGCGGCGTTGTGGTTACTGCCCATGGGCACGCTGGTGGCCTGGCAGGGCTGGGATGGTGCGGTGGCGCAGATGGCCTGGTTTTTCACCAAGGCCGCGCTGCTGACCTTTGGTGGCGCGTATGCCGTGCTGCCCTATGTCTACCAGGGCGCGGTGGAGCACTTTGGCTGGCTCACCGGCACCCAGATGATCGACGGCCTGGCGCTGGGCGAGACCACGCCGGGGCCGCTGATCATGGTGGTGGCGTTTGTGGGTTTTGTTGGGGGCTGGACGAAGGAAGTGCTGGGGCCGGACGCGTTGTTTCTGGGCGCCGCGCTGGCGGCCACAGTGGTGACCTGGTTCACGTTTCTGCCGTCCTTCATCTTCATCCTGGCCGGGGGGCCGCTGGTGGAATCCACCCACGGCAAGCTGCACCTGACCGCGCCGTTGACCGCCATCACCGCGGCGGTGGTGGGGGTGATCGCCAGCCTTGCTCTGTTTTTTATAGCGCATATCGCAATATTACCGGGGGCTACCGGCACATTTGGCTCAAGGGTCGATGGCGTGGCGTTGTTATTGACCGCGTTGGCGGCGGTGGCGCTGTTGCGCTTCAAGGTGGGCGTCATTCCTGTGATTGCGGCCTGTGCGCTGGCGGGTTTGGTCGCCAGTGCGCGGTAG
- a CDS encoding LacI family DNA-binding transcriptional regulator: MADIARLAGVSVATVSRALSGSTLVNAETRERVQQLAQSLNYSINLGAQNLRLQKNQTIAVVVPYDAQSRQHISDPFFLSIIGSIADALTDHGYDMLLSRVDSERLDAASQLFDSGKVIGVIIIGQWRHHDQLNQLAARKVPLVVWGGELPQQLYCSVGGDNRDGGEQATAHLLRAGRKRIAFLGDAALPEVWLRREGYRRAHAAVGQTPDPQLEVAVPFEPEAARQVIDRLCGSAAVFDGVVACSDLLAIHTVQSLRAQGRSVPADVGVVGYDDMPLAAFCEPTLTTVHQPVVAAGAELVAALLLLLKGERAPARTLPVHIVVRASAP; this comes from the coding sequence ATGGCGGACATCGCCCGCCTGGCCGGCGTTTCGGTGGCCACCGTGTCGCGGGCGCTCAGCGGCAGCACCTTGGTGAATGCCGAGACCCGCGAGCGTGTCCAGCAACTGGCGCAGTCGCTGAACTACTCCATCAACTTGGGCGCACAAAACTTGCGTCTGCAAAAGAACCAGACCATCGCGGTGGTGGTGCCCTATGACGCGCAGTCGCGCCAGCACATTTCAGACCCCTTCTTCCTGTCCATCATCGGCAGCATTGCCGACGCGCTGACCGACCATGGCTACGACATGCTGCTGTCGCGGGTGGACTCGGAGCGGCTGGACGCGGCCTCGCAGCTGTTTGATTCGGGCAAGGTCATTGGCGTCATCATCATTGGCCAGTGGCGCCACCATGACCAGCTCAACCAGCTGGCGGCGCGCAAGGTGCCGCTGGTGGTGTGGGGCGGCGAGCTGCCACAACAGCTTTACTGCAGTGTGGGTGGCGACAACCGCGATGGTGGTGAACAGGCCACCGCCCACCTGCTGCGTGCGGGGCGCAAACGCATCGCCTTTCTGGGGGATGCGGCTTTGCCCGAAGTCTGGTTGCGCCGCGAAGGCTACCGTCGCGCCCACGCGGCGGTGGGGCAAACGCCGGACCCGCAGCTGGAAGTGGCCGTGCCGTTTGAGCCCGAGGCGGCACGCCAGGTGATCGACCGCCTGTGCGGCAGTGCTGCCGTGTTTGACGGCGTGGTGGCCTGCAGCGACCTGCTGGCGATCCACACCGTGCAGTCGTTGCGTGCGCAGGGGCGCAGCGTGCCTGCAGACGTCGGGGTGGTGGGGTATGACGACATGCCGCTGGCGGCCTTTTGTGAACCGACCCTGACCACCGTGCACCAACCCGTGGTGGCCGCGGGGGCCGAGCTGGTTGCGGCCTTGTTGTTGTTGCTCAAGGGTGAACGCGCTCCGGCACGCACCCTGCCGGTACACATCGTCGTGCGCGCCAGCGCACCCTGA